The Streptomyces uncialis genomic interval TACACAAGCTCTGCCATGGGACGAGGAAGGCCCTTCTGTCTGCCTCGGGAGGGGGAACCCGGGCGGGAAGTTACGCAGCCGTAGGTTTTCCGGCCTGCGCAGATCGTGCCCGAAGAACGAACCGGGGGCCAGTCCTGGCGCCCCCGCAGCGCGAGATCCTCGTCACGTCGGAGACATGTACCGTTCCCCCCGCCGGGCGGGCGTATGCCGCCCCGTCGCGACCCGCCGTCCGGCGGAAGTTCCGTCCGGAACCAGGCAGGTCAGGAATCACCGCGAACCGGTGCACGCTCTTCCTGGGGAAGGCGGGGTGTCCGGCGCCGGACACCCCCGAACAGAAGGACGGTGGACGGTGGACGGTGCACACGCGCAGGAGTGGGCGCGCGGGCCCGGGGACGGTACGCGGCTCGACGCGGCCGCGCTCGGTGCGGACCTCGGGGAGCGGGCCACACTCGTCCAGTTCTCCAGCGCCTTCTGCCGGCCCTGCCACGCCACCCGCCGGGTGCTCGCACAGGTCGCGGACATGGTGCCGGGTGTCCGGCACATCGAGATCGACGCCGAG includes:
- a CDS encoding TlpA family protein disulfide reductase — protein: MDGAHAQEWARGPGDGTRLDAAALGADLGERATLVQFSSAFCRPCHATRRVLAQVADMVPGVRHIEIDAEDHLALVRSLGILKTPTVLVLDADGRVVRRAAGQPRTADVIAALGEAV